From Cytophagales bacterium, the proteins below share one genomic window:
- a CDS encoding toll/interleukin-1 receptor domain-containing protein: MSLPKIFISYSESSKEDAETLQEQVIKIGSDYVTCTSNDRSTNSISRDRLQHEMSDISVLILLVSKDSLSSEWFRVEFSVAIDQMWERQIYLMPVYLEDIVGQSYPTFFNYFEFVDARVNSDFEYTARKAIDLACREEGPPLPADFFKGKHNLHSYQGTSTEASNKKMLEVYDDRLTKLIDSTMSGVEKRLSEVINAIAAKEHVLSPITIKFREQTVHKHVWVLTRFLYNDLNVEEIIDGVNANLKESRKYVYFIPKASDLAIDRAREYAELPGKKEFEGLYKFIEIDEDLVMPFEELVIYDPMESPRTWGYVQYSFQNDNQVEDLFLRLDKSLLTELVAKLKSSYKEPVMKFMFPDKLVADEEPTIKK, translated from the coding sequence ATGAGTTTGCCCAAAATTTTCATTAGTTACTCAGAGTCTTCTAAGGAAGATGCCGAAACGCTACAAGAGCAAGTCATTAAAATTGGAAGTGACTATGTCACATGTACTAGTAATGACAGATCAACTAATTCGATTTCAAGAGATAGGTTGCAACATGAGATGAGCGATATATCAGTTTTAATCTTATTGGTATCAAAAGATAGCCTTAGCTCCGAGTGGTTTCGTGTGGAGTTTTCGGTAGCCATTGATCAAATGTGGGAGAGGCAGATTTATCTCATGCCTGTTTATTTAGAAGATATTGTAGGTCAGTCATATCCCACTTTCTTTAACTATTTTGAATTTGTTGACGCAAGGGTTAACTCTGATTTTGAATATACGGCCAGAAAAGCAATTGATTTAGCTTGTAGGGAAGAAGGCCCCCCTCTTCCAGCCGATTTTTTTAAGGGAAAACACAACCTTCATTCCTATCAGGGTACATCTACGGAGGCTTCCAATAAGAAAATGTTGGAGGTGTATGACGATAGGTTAACCAAACTCATTGATAGTACCATGTCTGGTGTGGAGAAACGATTGAGCGAGGTGATCAACGCTATAGCTGCAAAGGAACATGTACTATCACCTATTACCATCAAGTTCAGAGAACAAACGGTACATAAACATGTCTGGGTTCTGACCAGGTTTTTATATAATGATTTGAATGTTGAGGAAATTATTGATGGAGTCAACGCTAATTTAAAGGAGAGCAGAAAATATGTTTATTTTATTCCCAAAGCCTCAGATTTAGCAATTGATAGGGCTCGGGAATATGCGGAGCTGCCTGGTAAAAAGGAGTTTGAAGGGCTGTATAAATTCATAGAGATTGATGAAGATCTAGTAATGCCTTTTGAAGAACTAGTGATCTATGACCCTATGGAGTCCCCAAGAACCTGGGGTTATGTGCAGTATTCTTTCCAAAATGACAACCAAGTAGAAGACTTGTTTTTAAGGCTGGATAAAAGCCTATTAACTGAACTCGTTGCTAAACTGAAAAGCAGCTACAAAGAACCAGTAATGAAATTTATGTTTCCAGATAAACTTGTTGCAGATGAAGAACCTACAATTAAGAAATAA
- a CDS encoding nucleotide-binding protein, which translates to MDTITYLKSEFLNKINNSEFHMDHFKLETSSDSISLIHKKSKGFFKLDLIGKLYAVVTCAPMKHVPEIFSSKEHFNHINDLWVHTENLLRLWLNSLMDFQGLFAENSISQNHSIFLIHGRNDGIKKQLAILLNKLKINYKDWSSYLDTIKKSAPLTTEILDTAFKEATIFLVLLTPDDEVRLNPNFLNSNDSLEEQNIRLQARPNVIFEAGMAYGRNPNTTIFIKVGNPSLFTDIEGKHVITLSNDVSSKFELVKTLENLGCEADTSQTDWMNFGNFELPDSF; encoded by the coding sequence ATGGACACAATAACCTACTTGAAATCAGAATTTCTAAACAAAATCAACAATAGTGAATTCCATATGGATCATTTCAAGCTTGAGACATCCAGTGATTCTATTTCGTTAATTCATAAGAAAAGCAAGGGTTTCTTTAAACTGGACTTGATTGGTAAACTATATGCTGTAGTCACCTGTGCACCCATGAAACATGTACCTGAAATATTCAGTTCTAAAGAGCATTTCAATCACATTAATGATCTCTGGGTCCATACAGAGAATCTTCTCCGACTGTGGCTCAATTCATTGATGGACTTCCAAGGGCTGTTCGCAGAAAACTCCATCTCTCAAAATCACTCGATTTTTCTTATCCACGGAAGGAATGACGGCATTAAAAAGCAATTGGCTATCCTTCTCAATAAATTAAAAATAAACTACAAGGACTGGAGTAGTTATCTCGATACCATAAAGAAATCCGCTCCTTTGACTACTGAAATCCTGGACACAGCATTCAAAGAAGCGACTATCTTTTTAGTGCTCTTGACGCCAGATGATGAAGTACGATTAAATCCCAACTTTCTGAATTCAAATGACTCCCTTGAAGAACAAAATATACGTCTGCAGGCCAGGCCAAATGTGATCTTTGAAGCAGGCATGGCTTATGGTCGAAATCCTAACACAACCATCTTCATCAAGGTAGGTAATCCTTCGCTATTTACAGATATTGAAGGTAAACATGTTATTACCTTATCTAATGATGTATCCTCTAAGTTTGAATTAGTGAAAACACTCGAAAACCTGGGATGCGAAGCAGATACCTCTCAGACCGATTGGATGAATTTTGGAAATTTCGAACTACCTGACAGCTTTTAA
- a CDS encoding asparaginase has product MIDEEVGFSDITWSVWDEDNDEPKSRVCIVFTGGTIGMVPENPNNPNIKKMKPAELEDLMKVVPELGKADQIRLGMISFDDLVDSSDVTARHWMAMANIIDMYYQKFDGFVILHGTDTMAFTTSALSFMLNNLAKPVVVTGSQLPITDPRTDAVQNLVSAVKIAGYKATGQPLIPEVSLCFRDHLLRGNRSTKFSSSGFRGFMSPNFPALGKLGEHIDIDENVILKPVNNEERKFFATKKLDKDIKVIPVNPNITPQQLERDLKTKGIDGVILLTYGTGNMQTSPEFIEVIETAVKGGEGYAKPIPVLNVTQCSEGTVEMGLYEASSGLLEAGVSSGLDLTYEAALIKLNWALTRYKDIEEAKAQLQFSVRGEQSKNLHDIKWTKVEYHDSSDDKVILTNGKSIPGKYQSDRLNSAILRIQGMEIEPANDQAFEVRIFINEPNADVDTPVQSAEFVKSISDLEEISENSNLVCDASNTAKTVIDTGGTVSVTIVAIGAKVKCRSIFLSLYTDSH; this is encoded by the coding sequence ATGATAGATGAAGAAGTAGGATTTAGTGACATCACATGGAGCGTTTGGGATGAGGATAATGATGAGCCCAAGAGCAGGGTTTGTATCGTTTTCACGGGAGGTACAATTGGGATGGTCCCTGAAAATCCCAATAATCCCAATATCAAAAAAATGAAACCCGCTGAATTGGAAGACTTGATGAAGGTCGTTCCGGAACTTGGAAAGGCGGATCAGATAAGGCTAGGTATGATATCCTTCGATGATCTGGTGGATTCTTCTGATGTTACAGCAAGGCATTGGATGGCGATGGCTAATATCATTGATATGTATTACCAAAAATTTGATGGTTTTGTCATTTTACATGGTACGGATACGATGGCTTTTACCACCTCCGCTTTGTCATTTATGCTCAATAACCTGGCCAAGCCTGTTGTCGTAACTGGGTCACAATTGCCAATTACTGATCCTCGAACCGATGCAGTTCAGAACCTGGTGAGTGCAGTAAAGATTGCAGGGTATAAAGCAACTGGTCAACCCCTCATTCCGGAGGTGTCATTGTGTTTTCGAGACCACTTGTTAAGAGGTAATAGAAGTACGAAATTTAGTTCTTCTGGATTTCGGGGGTTTATGAGCCCCAATTTTCCTGCTCTTGGGAAACTTGGGGAACATATAGATATTGATGAGAATGTGATCTTGAAGCCAGTTAATAATGAAGAAAGGAAATTCTTTGCTACAAAAAAATTAGACAAGGACATCAAGGTAATTCCTGTAAATCCTAATATTACTCCACAACAATTAGAAAGAGACCTCAAAACAAAAGGGATTGATGGGGTAATCTTATTGACCTATGGTACGGGAAATATGCAGACTTCACCAGAATTCATTGAGGTCATCGAAACTGCAGTTAAAGGAGGAGAAGGGTATGCGAAACCAATTCCTGTTTTGAATGTAACACAATGCTCGGAAGGGACGGTGGAAATGGGGCTTTATGAAGCAAGTAGTGGTTTACTGGAAGCAGGAGTTTCAAGCGGACTTGATCTCACCTATGAAGCAGCGCTGATCAAACTCAATTGGGCCCTAACAAGGTATAAAGATATAGAGGAAGCAAAAGCACAATTACAATTTTCTGTACGTGGCGAACAATCAAAAAACCTTCATGATATTAAATGGACCAAAGTAGAATACCATGATTCTTCAGATGACAAGGTTATCCTTACAAATGGCAAGTCAATTCCTGGTAAATATCAGTCAGATAGGTTGAATAGCGCGATTTTAAGAATTCAGGGAATGGAGATCGAGCCGGCAAATGATCAGGCATTTGAGGTTAGGATATTTATCAATGAACCCAATGCAGATGTGGATACACCAGTTCAATCGGCCGAGTTTGTGAAATCTATTTCAGACCTTGAAGAGATAAGTGAAAACTCGAATCTGGTTTGTGATGCATCTAATACAGCCAAAACAGTGATAGATACCGGTGGTACTGTGTCCGTGACCATTGTAGCTATTGGGGCAAAAGTAAAATGCCGGTCTATTTTCCTAAGTCTTTACACTGATTCTCATTGA